From the Priestia koreensis genome, one window contains:
- a CDS encoding DUF948 domain-containing protein codes for MIIVYISIAVIVFAIIYLGIVAVKSLKELKPTLNHLNETSARMQAKVDAIKNETNQLSVTTSKIQQDVAYKKETFQGIITSSKETPKLMKKIWTNGKPAPQGEPFYHQIDRVVDKVLQIGKRRKAKMR; via the coding sequence ATGATCATTGTATACATAAGTATTGCCGTCATCGTTTTTGCAATTATTTACTTAGGTATCGTGGCGGTCAAATCATTAAAAGAACTGAAGCCAACTTTAAATCATTTAAATGAAACGTCTGCTCGCATGCAGGCGAAGGTGGACGCCATCAAAAATGAAACGAATCAGCTAAGCGTGACGACATCAAAAATTCAACAAGATGTGGCGTATAAGAAAGAAACGTTTCAAGGCATTATCACGTCTTCAAAAGAGACGCCGAAGCTCATGAAGAAAATTTGGACCAATGGAAAGCCAGCTCCTCAAGGAGAGCCTTTCTATCATCAAATTGACCGTGTTGTGGATAAGGTGCTACAAATTGGAAAGCGTCGAAAAGCGAAAATGAGATAG